In Quercus robur chromosome 10, dhQueRobu3.1, whole genome shotgun sequence, a genomic segment contains:
- the LOC126704471 gene encoding 2-alkenal reductase (NADP(+)-dependent)-like isoform X2 gives MATSVVVVGEEVMRNKQVILKDYVSGFLKESDMQVINGTLKLKLPEGSNGIVVKNLYLSCDPYMRNRMTRAEGPNLFTSFTPSSPLTGFGVAKVLDSRHPNFKKGDLIWGITGWEEYSVITELEGLFKIQHTDVPLSYYTGILGAVGQLVGQFAKLMGCYVVGSAGSKEKVDLLKRKFGFDDAFNYKEETDLDAALKRYFPEGIDIYFENVGGKMLDAVLLNMKDHGRISVCGLVSQYNLDQPEGVQNLMCLIY, from the exons ATGGCTACTAGTGTTGTTGTTGTCGGTGAGGAAGTGATGAGGAACAAGCAAGTAATATTGAAGGACTACGTGTCTGGTTTTCTCAAAGAGTCAGACATGCAAGTGATCAATGGAACCCTGAAACTGAAGCTTCCAGAGGGCTCCAATGGAATAGTAGTGAAGAACCTTTACTTGTCCTGTGATCCTTACATGCGTAACCGGATGACAAGAGCTGAGGGTCCTAACCTTTTTACTTCTTTCACTCCTAGCTCT CCATTAACTGGTTTTGGGGTGGCTAAAGTATTGGATTCAAGACACCCGAACTTCAAGAAAGGTGACTTGATTTGGGGCATAACCGGATGGGAAGAATATAGTGTCATCACAGAACTGGAAGGActttttaaaatccagcacacTGATGTCCCCCTTTCCTACTATACTGGAATTCTTG GTGCAGTTGGTCAGCTTGTTGGGCAATTTGCAAAGTTGATGGGTTGCTATGTTGTTGGAAGTGCTGGAAGTAAAGAAAAG GTTGATCTCCTAAAGAGGAAGTTTGGGTTTGATGATGCTTTCAATTATAAGGAAGAAACTGACTTGGACGCTGCGTTGAAAAG GTACTTCCCTGAGGGCATTGATATCTACTTTGAGAACGTAGGGGGAAAGATGCTTGATGCTGTGCTTCTCAATATGAAAGACCATGGCAGGATTTCTGTATGTGGACTGGTTTCACAATACAATCTTGATCAGCCTGAAGGTGTTCAGAACTTGATGTGTCTTatttattga
- the LOC126704471 gene encoding 2-alkenal reductase (NADP(+)-dependent)-like isoform X1 → MATSVVVVGEEVMRNKQVILKDYVSGFLKESDMQVINGTLKLKLPEGSNGIVVKNLYLSCDPYMRNRMTRAEGPNLFTSFTPSSPLTGFGVAKVLDSRHPNFKKGDLIWGITGWEEYSVITELEGLFKIQHTDVPLSYYTGILGMPGLSAYVGFYEVCSPKKGEYVFISAASGAVGQLVGQFAKLMGCYVVGSAGSKEKVDLLKRKFGFDDAFNYKEETDLDAALKRYFPEGIDIYFENVGGKMLDAVLLNMKDHGRISVCGLVSQYNLDQPEGVQNLMCLIY, encoded by the exons ATGGCTACTAGTGTTGTTGTTGTCGGTGAGGAAGTGATGAGGAACAAGCAAGTAATATTGAAGGACTACGTGTCTGGTTTTCTCAAAGAGTCAGACATGCAAGTGATCAATGGAACCCTGAAACTGAAGCTTCCAGAGGGCTCCAATGGAATAGTAGTGAAGAACCTTTACTTGTCCTGTGATCCTTACATGCGTAACCGGATGACAAGAGCTGAGGGTCCTAACCTTTTTACTTCTTTCACTCCTAGCTCT CCATTAACTGGTTTTGGGGTGGCTAAAGTATTGGATTCAAGACACCCGAACTTCAAGAAAGGTGACTTGATTTGGGGCATAACCGGATGGGAAGAATATAGTGTCATCACAGAACTGGAAGGActttttaaaatccagcacacTGATGTCCCCCTTTCCTACTATACTGGAATTCTTG GTATGCCTGGTTTGTCAGCATATGTCGGTTTTTATGAAGTTTGTTCTCCTAAGAAAGGAGAATATGTGTTTATTTCTGCGGCATCAGGTGCAGTTGGTCAGCTTGTTGGGCAATTTGCAAAGTTGATGGGTTGCTATGTTGTTGGAAGTGCTGGAAGTAAAGAAAAG GTTGATCTCCTAAAGAGGAAGTTTGGGTTTGATGATGCTTTCAATTATAAGGAAGAAACTGACTTGGACGCTGCGTTGAAAAG GTACTTCCCTGAGGGCATTGATATCTACTTTGAGAACGTAGGGGGAAAGATGCTTGATGCTGTGCTTCTCAATATGAAAGACCATGGCAGGATTTCTGTATGTGGACTGGTTTCACAATACAATCTTGATCAGCCTGAAGGTGTTCAGAACTTGATGTGTCTTatttattga
- the LOC126704464 gene encoding 2-alkenal reductase (NADP(+)-dependent)-like, which produces MASSVVGEEVRNKQVILKDYVTGFPKESDMQVINGTMKLKLQEGSHGIVVKNLYLSCDPYMRIRMTRVEGPNVLTSYTPGSPLTGFGVAKVLDSGHPNFKKGDLIWGTTSWEEYSLITELEGLFKIEHIDVPLSYYTGILGMPGLTAYAGFYEVCSPKKGEYVFISAASGAVGQLVGQFAKLMGCYVVGCAGSKEKVDLLRNKFGFDEAFNYKEETDLDGALKRYFPEGIDIYFENVGGKMLDAVLLNMRDHGRIAVCGMVSQYNLAQPEGVQNLMCLIFKRIHMDGFAFFDYYNVYPKLLDVVLPYIREGKIKYVEDIAEGLESGPAALVGLYSGRNVGKQVVLIARE; this is translated from the exons ATGGCTAGTAGTGTTGTTGGTGAAGAAGTGAGGAACAAGCAAGTAATATTGAAGGACTACGTGACTGGTTTTCCTAAAGAGTCGGACATGCAAGTGATCAATGGAACCATGAAACTTAAGCTACAAGAGGGGTCCCATGGAATAGTAGTGAAGAACCTTTACTTGTCCTGTGATCCTTACATGCGTATCCGGATGACAAGGGTTGAGGGTCCTAACGTGCTTACCTCCTATACTCCTGGCTct CCATTAACTGGGTTTGGCGTGGCCAAAGTTTTGGATTCAGGACACCCGAACTTCAAGAAAGGTGACTTGATTTGGGGCACAACTTCATGGGAAGAATACAGCCTCATCACAGAACTGGAAGGACTCTTTAAAATTGAGCACATTGATGTACCCCTTTCCTACTATACTGGAATCCTTG GTATGCCTGGTTTGACTGCTTATGCCGGTTTTTATGAAGTTTGTTCTCCTAAGAAAGGAGAGTATGTCTTCATTTCTGCTGCATCAGGTGCAGTTGGTCAGCTTGTTGGGCAATTTGCAAAGTTGATGGGTTGCTATGTAGTTGGTTGTGCTGGAAGTAAAGAAAAG GTTGATCTACTACGGAACAAGTTTGGGTTTGATGAGGCTTTCAATTATAAGGAAGAAACTGACTTGGACGGAGCTTTGAAGAG GTACTTCCCTGAGGGCATTGATATCTACTTTGAGAATGTTGGGGGGAAAATGCTTGATGCTGTGCTTCTCAATATGAGAGACCATGGCAGGATTGCAGTATGTGGAATGGTCTCACAATACAATCTTGCTCAGCCTGAAGGTGTTCAGAATTTGATGTGTCTTATTTTTAAAAGGATTCACATGGACGGATTTGCTTTCTTTGATTACTATAATGTTTATCCCAAGTTATTGGATGTAGTGCTGCCTTACATCAGAGAAGGGAAGATAAAGTATGTGGAGGACATTGCTGAAGGCCTTGAGAGCGGCCCTGCCGCTTTGGTAGGACTTTATAGTGGCCGCAATGTTGGAAAACAAGTTGTTTTGATTGCTCGGGAGTGA